The sequence TTCGTAGGGATAAAGAACTTTTTGGGCAACCTTTCAGCGTTCTATCAAGACGCTGATCCTGACAGATATGCGCTAACTGAGATGTTCATTTTGTTGGCGGAGGAAATAGGCGAAGGCAAGTCTAAAACTATGGTTGCCAGGGAAATTTATGACTTGCTTAAAGGAGCACGAGATAATACAGCGTTGCCCATTAACGTTCTTAAAGCTCTAGACAGCGATAACGCCAATGCTTTAGGCAAAGTCCTTCAAGGTCTTGCTTACGGTGAAATCGCAAACGGCATGAAGCTTATTCGTGAGAAAGATCAAAGTAAAAATGCTTTCGCATATCGAATTGTCAAAGCATAAAGATTACCGGGATAGCAAAATCTATTCCCGGTAAGATTTTACGGTGGTCTATAAGCCTTCTTTTTCCCATAATATCGCGTATTAAGAGTTATTTTCCATTGTTAGCGATAAGCCGCTCGGGGAGCTGCAAATTCCTAGCGATCAGATCATTGTGAGTGCATCAACTCCTCAGATGAGGGGCCACAATGCAGAGAGACCAGGGCCCTGGTGCGATAAAAATGGTACGCCCATTTTGCAGAATCACGGGGGATGCCCGCAAAGGCAAGTCTTACAAATTAGGGCTTAATTCGCCCTAATTTTATAATTCACAGAATCGATTTTAAAGGCTCTTATTTTTGGTGGACGGATAGATCTCTCGTGGAGAGGACGTTTTGCCCATAGCGTCGCTGCTGGTAGGGCCGGGTAGTGGTCACAGGTGAGCTATGTTTCATGCGCGGGATTCCGTAAAAGTCGCGATCCTCATCAAGCTGTACGGGCCCTCTGCGATTGAAGACGGCGCTAACCCGGACATCTTTCTCTAAATGCCTGCGCTCGCGATAGGGACGGCTTTCTGTGCACGGCACCATGGGCGGCTGAGAGCGCTCCAGCTCCTGCAGAGCGGCCTCTTCCTCAAGCAGCTCTTCTTTAAGATTCTCTCCAATTTTGATCATCTCTTTTCTTAACAATTGTTCATTCGCGAATAGCTCTGCTGCTATCTGTTTGGCTCTCTTGGGGACGGCAGCTATGGGTTCTTTTGTGATGGGCGGCTCTTGCTGTTGATTTTCTTGCTCAGGGGCCAAAAGGCAGGTAGTGGACCCATGCATAATTCTATATATGTGGGCCTGCAGGATTTGAGCACCTTCGGGGCTCCTGTAGCCCTTTTCAGTGAGCTGCTTAGCTGCTCCACTTTGCCCAAAACTTTTGACATAAGAGTTAACGAGTTCTTGAGTATCTGCCAAAGTCATTTTTTGCATAAATTTGAAATAAACGCTTAGCATAAATGCTTTTTCTGCATATAGCAACGCTATAACTTGCTATAGCTTGTTTGTATTTTCTGGAAAATTTTTCAAAAAAATTTGGGGATAGGCCTATATGATAGTAGATATGCTTATTTTTATAAATATCATCAGAATACTTAAAGATATATGATAAAAATATAGAGCTTATAATATGAGTATTTATATAGTATTGTCTATTTTTCAAAGATATATGTGGAATTTCAGCATGCCACAGGACTCCCTCCTCCGCCAGGGTGCCCTACTTGAAAATAACCCCTCCCGGTGCTGGTATTTCGATTCGTGCCGTCTACTGCTGTCGAATATACCGGCTCGCGATCTATTTTGCCGCCCTGGTCACTACGTGCAAGTCGCATTCTACCAGGAGCATGAACTACATCGCTTATAACCTTCGATATTTTTATAAAGGTACTTCCAGCTCGATAACCATAGGTGTACGCGATGGGAAATAGGTTTGTAAGAATCGCTATCAGGAACCGGAGGTGATCGCTATCAAGGAGTCGATCAAGTGCGGTTGTATGCGATTCCATATACTATGGAATGGGTTGTTTGCCAGAATGACTTTTGAGGGCTGTTGAACGCTGGATGCGAAGTTCTATATTTTGCTATGTGCAACTTGCAGAGTTTGGGGCCCGATTGCGATCAGATAGAAAAATGTGGCTGCTGATGGTGAATGGGGCCCTGGGATGGAGATGGATGGAGAATTTAAGAGGCGGGATGAGGCATGAGCCGTACTTAAAATACTGTTTTTATGGATCTATTCTTATTAATTTATTTTTAACTACCCACCCGATAAAAATAGTTTTGACTCAGATAGTACGAACTTACTACCGACTTTCATGTTTTGCTGTCGCCTGCGTGCGTTTAAATTTTGTAGAAAATAACTAAAAATTAATGTACTATAGTACAAAACAGTTCGTCTGCTGTGTATTAATTCTTGATGAATATTTAGATCTCAATGAGCACTCGCTCTTTCTATAGACTTTTTCGAAACACCATCCTACCTAAACGCTGTTGATCTGCAAAGCATCTATAAGTCTTCTTTTCCAGTAATATCGCATATTAAGAGTTATTTTCCAATTCTAAGCCTTTATAGAGGAGCCGGGGATAGGCAAAATCTATCCCCGGCACTTTTTTAGAGTCTCCTGATATCATTTTTCATGATTCAACCGGGGGTAAAAGCCTTTTTATCCCTGGTTTCAAAATCATTTCTAAAAAAGGTGTCTATGATTTTTCGTAAGAAAAATAATACTTTTTTTTATTAGCTTTTCTAAAGGATGCCAGGATATAGTTTACCACCGGAAAAAACGAAAAACCAATAGCATCAGACCTCAATTTTTACCGGGGATAGATTTTTGCTATCCCCGGCTCCTCTATAAAGGCTTAGAATTGGAAAATAACTCTTAATACGCGATATTATGGGAAAAAGAAGGCTTATAGACCACCGTAAAATCTTACCGGGAATAGATTTTGCTATCCCGGTAATCTTTATGCTTTGACAATTCGATATGCGAAAGCATTTTTACTTTGATCTTTCTCACGAATAAGCTTCATGCCGTTTGCGATTTCACCGTAAGCAAGACCTTGAAGGACTTTGCCTAAAGCATTGGCGTTATCGCTGTCTAGAGCTTTAAGAACGTTAATGGGCAACGCTGTATTATCTCGTGCTCCTTTAAGCAAGTCATAAATTTCCCTGGCAACCATAGTTTTAGACTTGCCTTCGCCTATTTCCTCCGCCAACAAAATGAACATCTCAGTTAGCGCATATCTGTCAGGATCAGCGTCTTGATAGAACGCTGAAAGGTTGCCCAAAAAGTTCTTTATCCCTACGAAACCCAAGATATTACCAATAACGTAGCTCCATTCTTCAAATTTGCCTAAATTCGGTCCCCTGTACATCTCTGGGTTCCCGGCTTCATTCCAGCCCGAAGCCATAGATAAAATATCTCTTATAAGCTCCGTTTGATGATCGAGGACCCATTTGTCAATAGCGTCGCCCTTTGCTGCATCATGTCTAAAATTGCCAGCTCTAAGCCATGGTTCCTCTACCCGAGCATCGAGAGTTATAGGGCAAACCCGTCTCTTCATATCGGTATTTGCCGTGATATCTCCCTTATTCCCGGTAATGACCACAGTTGCCACATTCGGATAACCGCTTATGCTCTGAGTGAAAAAGGCTCGTTGAGTCTTATCCTTAGATGTCATAAAACTTTCAAGGGCTTTGCTGTTAAGTTTGCGCCGCACGTTATCAAAGAATATCAAGGGGGAGCCATCCCTTGCATAGCTAAATAAGGTCTTTTCAAGTTCGCCTTCATCGTCCGGCATGGTCCCTATGAAACGTTCTACGTCTTGCCCAAAAGCAATCTTCATGAGCGAAGTGGCCAATAGGGTTGTACCCGTCCCTGCAGCGCTCTGCCTCATCAGAAGGAAAGCCGGAGCAGTCTCGATTGTAGGGCGTAGGAATGGAGTCATTGCCATAGCAAGTGCGTTAGCCTGATCTGCCTCCGAAACAAAAGGCCAACCTAAGACCTGATCGTCCCCCATAAAAAGAACTTCGTCCATCAAATGACTTGCAGCTTCCTCAGGGTCCTTGAGCTTGAATGTCCGACTATTCGATATATAAACTTGGTATTCTTTGTTGTAGCCAATTGATCGATAGATACGGCCTTTGCTGTCAAAAAAAGGATGTCTAACGACGCTTCTCAAGTTCCTGAAACCAGGAAAAGATTGTTTCCTGAGGATATCTCCCACAATTCTTCTAGGCAGAGGCTTCTCTAAAACAGATCCATGGTCTGTTATTTTGAGTTTCGCTATTTCCGCAGCAAGAGCATCTACAGTTAATGGGCTTATGCTATCGTTCGCTATCAGCACCAAGTCCGAACCGCGCGTATAGATGCGGCCATGTAATGATTCGCCTCCGATTTTTAGTTGAGCTGCACCTAGCTGCTCAAAAATCTCTTCAGCCAAAACATGGTCAGGTTTAAGGAGAGGAAATGGGTGATAATTGATTTCAACACTTTCGTCCGAACAAGTAAGATATAAGTTTTTTAATATGCTATTTTCAAGATCAATAGCATCCGAACTCTCTTCAAGCTCTTCTTGCATTAATGCAAATTCTAAGATAGGTCTCTCGACTCTTAATAAATGTCGCGCTTTTGCCATAGCTAAGGCGACTGCCTTACCGTTAGCTATGTCTTCGGCGCTCTCTATGGGAAAATATCCCCATTTAACGCCCAAATCCCATAGCCTTAGACTTTCTTGCTTAATCTCTTCATTATCAGGTAAACCTGCAGCTCTCTCCAGAAAATCATCATACCATTTTTCATCGATCTGTCGGTAGTTATGCGCATTATAGTGCATTGCAGCGGGCGTGAGATCATTTTTGCTGACGTCTAAATAACCTTGCAGATCAGGTTTAAGAGGGGTATGTCTCAAGCTTTCCTTCTTCAAAAAAGATTGCACGTAAGTCATAGGCAACGCCTCGCAGAAGTGACCGATAAAGATTTATTGTTGCAGCGCCAAACGATAGTCCTAGTCTGCTTAATTTGCCGGAGGGGCCTTACACCACGGACAATTAAGCCAATTATATTATTTTTTTGTTTCATTTCGCATCAAACCTCTTATAGATACCTCCCTGTAGTTTTCATCCTCTCCAAAATGTTTATTTGCCAATTTGCCAGTTAAACAGCCTTCCAACAGCTTTTTAATCTGCAAATAAAGGCATTACTTATGTCTATGCTTTTCCTTGTGATCTTCTTTCTCTAAAATCTCCATAACAGCATGTTCCGAATGAAACTTCTTGAAAGCGGTTGCTAGCTTTTCGTCTTTGAAGTATCGCCCTTGTACCCCATCCCCCTTTAGGAATTCTATTTTTGTAATATCGATATGTTCAGCCTCAATAAAGGATTGAACTATATCTTTGAAGGGCATGCCTTCGTGGTGAGCATCATACTGATCAAAGCCCAAGCCTATCTTTAGGACGGATTTATCATCCTTTATGGCATTCCGGCATGCTGCAGAAAAGTCATTAAAGAGATTCGACTTGGTAAAGCACTTGATGTAGCTGAAATCGGTCTCGGTGCCATCTATGCGACGAATATAGAATGCCTTATCCCCACCGCAATTATAGTCTATGAAGATACTCTTTATTCCGACGCCTTCCTTCTCCTTCAGCTTCTCCGGACCACGAAGGGCAATAGCCGATTTTAAGAATGCTATTTCCC is a genomic window of Methanothrix soehngenii GP6 containing:
- a CDS encoding DCL family protein, whose product is MPAAKQPKMGQNMPKRKVFLSGHEFPSLTAARAHAKAILDKYSSGDFVNDGEIAFLKSAIALRGPEKLKEKEGVGIKSIFIDYNCGGDKAFYIRRIDGTETDFSYIKCFTKSNLFNDFSAACRNAIKDDKSVLKIGLGFDQYDAHHEGMPFKDIVQSFIEAEHIDITKIEFLKGDGVQGRYFKDEKLATAFKKFHSEHAVMEILEKEDHKEKHRHK